In the genome of Arachis stenosperma cultivar V10309 chromosome 2, arast.V10309.gnm1.PFL2, whole genome shotgun sequence, the window CAAATGACAAAACCCTTAAGCGCTTCAACTGTGCAAATAAGCCACAAAGATCAATTTCCTCTGTGGAATCCTCCCATGTTTCAAAACTGATATCCAGCAATGTCCTTgcattttttaaataatcacATACTTCCGAGATCTCTGAGAATAACGAATCATCGATGACAAGACCATCTGAAAGATGACGAGGACAAGCATCATGCTTGTCTGCAGTTTTGAGTTCAAAGTTTCTAGAAAAGAACTTTCCACCGTAGAATATTGCTAAATCATGCATGAGATCGTGCATCACAAATAAATTTTCATTGGTTTTAGAATGTTGGAAAAATGATCTTGAAACCAAATCATTAAAATATTTAGAACCAACTTCTTCTAAAGTGCTGCCACTCTTTGGTTGCTGCAAAAGACCTTCTGCCATCCACAATAACACCAGTTTATCTCTTTTGAATTCATAGTCTTTTGGGAATAAAGAACAATAAACAAAGCAACGTTTTAAGTGGGAAGGGAGGTAGTGATAACTGATTCTTAATGCTGGAAGAATTCCACTATCTTTTTTGGGAAGTTCCCAAATTTCATTCCTCAATATAAACTCCCAATCTGCTACTTCTTTTCTTGCTCTTAATAAACCTCCAAGTGTTTGAGCAGCCAAAGCTAACCCATTACACTTTTTGACAATTTTTCGACCAACTACTTCTAAAGCAGAACGGATATGAGGTTCAGCAGAATTAAGACATGCATGATCTGCAAACACTGACCAGCAGTGATCATCACCCAACAAACTCAAATGGAAAGTTGGAATAGTTTTCACCATATCAGCAATTGAATCAAGACGGGTTGTTACAAGAATCTTAACACCCCCGTTACTAGATTTGAAAGGCTTTAAGAAACTTGTCCAGGCATCATAATTGTTACTCCACATGTCGTCCAAAACAACCAACAACTTCTTCCCTGCTAGGACTTCCTTCGAACTCTCCTGAATTGTGTTTAGCTCAGTTGAGTTGCAAGAACTAGAAGTTACTTTCTCCATCACCGTCTTTGTCGCCTTAAGAACATCAAATACTTCTTGCCCATCACAAACCCATGCcttaacatcaaatttttgtTTCACTCGGTCATCATTGTAAACCATCTGAGCCAAAGTAGTCTTTCCTATTCCACCCATGCCGACCATAGGAATCACGGATATTCCACCGTCATTGGTAACATCTAGCAACAGTTTTACTATGGCCTCCCTGTCTTGGTCCCTGCCATATATTTGATGCACACCAACCAGAGATGTTGAGGGGATCCTCCATGACATGTCCTCCACCGGTATCTCCTTCAAGCCAAGACCATCTTTCTCGTTTACAATTGACTCTAATGCATCAATGATCTCTTCTATCTTGGTTACTATCTCACCATCACCATGCAAATTGACATAGCGAGACAGAGAGTTACCTTGAACCTTTTGAATGGCAGCTTTGGTGGTGACTTCATCAAGTATGTCTTCAGCATCGTACACAGCATCCTTCAGCCTGTCCAGCCAGTCCTTCACAGCTTCCTCTTCGATCTGCCTCCGCTCGGCGTCATTGATCACAGCATGAGCAGCCTTCAGAACTGTCTCCAGCTTCTCGACCAGCTTCCGGTTAAGCTTCTTTCGCTGGATGAAGTTGACAAGTAAGGGTGAAATCAGCATGTCGTAGATAGTGCCAAGTGCAGAGTTGAGAAAAGCTTCCCCCACAAATCTTGCAGCCATGTTGATCTCAAGAttagaagaaagaaaacaaaggaaaatagtGGATGATTGTTTGCAATGAAGGTAAAGGAAGAAGTAGCAGCAGGTTCAGAAAGTGATGCTTAATTGCTTATGTATTTTGTTTTCCTTGTAGCAAAAAGACATTGACTTCACACATATCGTTGGTCTTTGGGACAAGTTCATAtgattcttccttctctcttcctcGGAAAAAAAGTCACATGTTTGAGTGCTTTCATAATTATATGTGTGGTCCACACTGCATCCAATAGCCAATAAGATGATATTTGCATGACATTCTTTCACACATTTCTTACTTTTTCTactatttttttcaaaagttaCTTTTATTTTCCAAATGGAATCAAATTTATTCAGACAAAGGTGAAAAAATACAccaatgataattatgatgttTTACATAATTGGACCCTCCTGCAGTAATCTGCATTATTGCCTTTGTCCTACTTGCCTAAATTATTGCATGAAGAAATTGTAATGTAATATCAGATCAAATGTAAACCCATGTGCCATGTACCTATTTCTAAGCTTCATTGTGAGAGAACCATGATTCTAAATTAAGTACTGTTTAGATTGATAACTCAAAATTTAGTAGGTATGGAAACTCAAATTCATTTCAGTTTATGAACTacatttcagtttaatattgtTAAAAAGATaaagtggaataaataaaacagTTTGAGTAATATCACGTGTGAAGAAGGTTTTAACAAGGTTAAACTCTATTTACTCTCTAGTGATAGATTACAGAGATATAATGAAGATTCCTTCGTGTTCAAGGTAACAACGGAAAGTGTTAAGTCACTAAGTACCTATTCCCCTTCCCTTAGAGCTGGAATATGATCATTCGTGATATAATCTTTCCAATCTATTATTGCCTTTACATCAAATCCAAaatctcttttctcttcttcaaACATGATTTCCATTAATCTTTCTGTGTTAAGTGTTATCAAACCTGCATCAAAGTAATTATTCGTCTCTCTCCTTCCGCATCCCTCCTATCTTCCTAATCTCTTCCACCTtcttatattttcttatttcaaattttcaatcatatactATCATCAAACTCACTTTTCTTCATCACAgttccttcttcttttctacTCTAACTTCATTCATCTAAATTTCATTTAGTACAATCCCAAATCATGGAGTTTTAACTTAATGACTGAGGAAAGTATTAAACCTTTGAGTTCCGGTTATTATTGAAACTTCAAGGTAACTCTTGACTCAATAATTAGCTATATCTCAAATTTTTAACATTCCTATACTTGTGGGCATAGCAAAATCCAAAATTAGGGTCATTAGGGTTAGGAAATTTGGGGCTTCTATCAAGTTGAGTAAGATTATGTTAATTGACAATATTAATAGCtcacaaatattattattgtcaTATTTCTAGAGTTGTAGAGTTACTGGACATCATTTGGTAGCTCATTGACGCGCTCAGACTTGCTTCCGGTTCTTTGGAATCAAGTTGTGAGTGGATATTAtatctataattatttttaaatatattgttatcaatatttttattgaatcaTTAATTTTggagtttgaaaatattttattattgtgattttttaattttgaaataaatattGACTTGTGAAACttacaattttataaaaatacacacgagacaatatttatatattttgtaaagcatacatgttttcttatttgactttattaaattttagtatgcaattttatatatatattgatttgCTATGGAATTTAGTAGCATGTTATAAGCATTAGAGATTTTATAAGTGATTTGGTTTGGATTGGTTTAGGAGACTCTGACTAGAAAACCGGAGTTAACGGCGGTTATGACGTTAATCTAGATGCATCTGGCTCAAACCTCAGTTAGCAGGGGCGTTGCTAGCCTAACGTGTAGGCCACACGTTGGATTTATTATACCGTACAGGCACCCTAAAGAAAAGCGCTACCCTTAGAGGTGGAGCCGTCCTAGGTGtgtaatatttgatttgatCTGACTTCTGGAATGAGAACTCCCATTTCAGTTCATCCGCTTAACTACTTATCTATTTGTTtgcataattaattaatatgaatTTCTCATATCTGAAAAGAAACATAATTTTCAAGGTAAACTCTGTATTGTCTCGTGTGGGTTATAAATGTAATGTTTGCTCACTGAATTGCAAAACTCACCATATTATATTCCCATGTTTTTTAGATACAGGAGTCATTCCAGGTTCCATTCCACCTGTCCCTCAGTAGATCTTAGTCATTTTGGTGAGCCCTTCTTCTTTTCAAGGGCTAAGTAATTATGTAATGAAACCTTTGCTCAAAATTTAGATTATGTCAATGCTCCATATGTCACAGGCAAGATCCTTGTGTGAGTTATGTTATTTTGAATCTAGAACTGTTTAGATAGTAATATAAGTTGGTTATGTAAGACTTATAGAATATACTCTAGTATCAACTTGATATATATATGATGCGTATTTTTAGACATGTTTGGTTGTGGATATGATTGGTAtatgttattgttattgtcTCTGGAAATGGATGTTTATTATTGATACAGGAAGATAATTTCTATATGGGTAAGGTCCTAGAAACAGAGGAGATTCTCAGAGGAGATTCTgtccgtttttttttttaaaaattaggtTGTTTGGCTTGCTGAAAGACTTGTCCTTTGAGCGCTAGTCATGGCTTGGTTCGGGCCATGACAACTATTCACGTTCATTTTTGCCTCTAAACTTAATTTATTAAGTATGGGATACTGCATGACATAATGCAGATATAAGGACATGACAATGTTTATAAAAATTACAAGATATTACAATACAGCTTTAGTATAAGAAAGCTACTCAGATAAAGATgcttaaaacgtctttttttaaagatatttttttgtaattaaaattcaatacatGTAATTGATTAAAtcgtgttatttttgtcaaaatcaaatcaatcaaattGATTTGGCCAAAAATCGATAAACTACACCTTGAACCGGTCTAAAttagcattttttttataaaaaatgactacgatattcctattataaaaaatgactaaaatactattattattattattattattattattattattattattattattattattagtagaacAATAAATCCTAACCTTTCTCTTATCTCTGTACCATCATAGAGTTAGGATTTAGGGttcttatatataaaataagaatattttagttattttctatCATAAGGTTATTGtagttattttctataaaagagaatattaatttagtcaatttAAATTTGGTTCATCGATTTTTTGGTCAAATCGATTTATCCGATCtaattttgattaaaataatacgatttaatcgattatatatgttaatttttaattgttaaaagacatttttaaataaaatgttTTAAGTGTCTTTATCTAAGAAGCTCCCTTATACATTCTTATACATTTTTTATTCATTACGTTAAAACTAATTGATAAAAAGTGAGAGAATATAAAAAGTTAATttcttatatttaaaaaatgaataaaatacacaaaaatataatataaatattatgtttcttttattattttttttggtggGCGAAGCagtattaattatattaattagatttaagtttttattcaaacaataattttccttatttataaaattttctatcattactataatattttttctatttttcttgttcCGTGTGTATTTTCTAGTGGATACTTCATGAAAGGTTTTTAGGATATTCCTTAAGAGGGTTCAAGAGAACATAAATCAGACACTTGGATTTATAACATTGCCATTGTTGATTTGGTTTCTTTAGATTGCATCCACCACTATTCTGTCTTTAAATAAATCCAGTAAACAGAagatatattataaaaagaaatcaatGATCAAGGCAAAACCCGAAGAGAGAAAAGAATAGCATGCTATTATGATTTAATGAGTTCATAATGAAGTTTATAACATAAAATTTTCCTATTAACATCCAAAATAACAGACATAAAACCTAGTGGTGTGGTTGAATCCCTTCGGCATTGCCATCAAGATTCGTCAAACCAACAGTTTACATcacaaaaactcaaaaaaaactATACATCCCAGCAACTACTCAAGCATGCAATTCCCCTGTTCCAAACTTCTGCAACAATATCCCCAATTATAGAAATGCTTCTTCTCTGCCTCTCAAGAACCAATTGTACCATTTTTCTGAGAGTTTGGGATATCTCTATAATTGGCCATAGCTTACTTTTTAATCATCCAATAACTCAAATAAATCTAAGAATGACCATGAAAAGAAGAAGTATATATTTATGTGTCTCAAGTATGAACAGAAATTTCATAGCTGAAGGTATCAAGTGTGGCACCTATACATGCATGCAAGTATTTCACCCTTGACACATCCTGTAATGATGCATTCCTTGGTATTCCTTGACCTGACCACATGATAAAGTGAACCAAATATTTATATAGCACCATAAAATGCATGCATTTCAAGATAAATTTATTACATCATGCACTAGAATTAAATTATCTTGGTTCATCATGAAACTTAAGATGCTCACTTATTGGAAGGAAATATACTGCATAGCTACACAGTAATCAAAttggaaaaaatgaaaaaagaaaaaattaattacccCATCATTTGAAAACGGACTCTCTGCATCAGCCAAAACATAGATGGTGGTAGTTATACATAAATGAGTAGTAGCCATAGTTGAGGACATTAATGAAAACTATGAAATGCTAAGAAACCTGAATCTTGAACTGCTAGTTGGAAATTTCATGTCATTTTtgtaactaataataaaatttaaaaacacaGAATGTGAATCATAATGAATAGATAGTGGTTAGTCCATTACTCCCTTGTTATTCTTTTGGCCTTTTGGGAGTAACATGTTTAAAGAGGTTTTAGCTTGATGCATTGTTTTGCTTTATTATAATATAGAACTGAATAAATGTGATGGGGGTTGTCAACTTGTCATTGTGAGAAAGCATGTTGAATGAGGATTTGTAAGGTTTAGAATGAAATATAGATGAGAAAAAACAATGCTTTACCTGTTTTAAGATGTTGAGTCCTCATGGAAACTGTCTCCTGCCATCAACTTGAATGGTGAATAAGCTATTAGTTTAAAATTGGAAAATAAAAGTAAGATTATGTAGGAGAGAATGAATATAATGTTGGAGAAGATGAAGTGAAGAGGCTTCGGGATAGAGATAGCAAAAGAGTTACCTGTTTTAAGATGTTGAGTCATTGCGAATCCATTTCCCATCAAGTTGAATGCGGGGGATGTGGGAAATGGATGGCCAAATGTGGGGGTCCTTCCTCTCTAAGCCTTCACCCAACAACGGACATTCTCTGATTATGAGTAGAGTTAAAGAGGCAGGCACCCTTATTATGTTCTCCAGCTTAGGGCAACCTGAAATTTTGAGATAATTGAGATTTGGGAACGCTGGCAATGCGAAGGATGTAAGCGAATCACAGCTGTTGTGTATTTCTAATGTATGTAGCGAGTGATGTTGTTGGTGTTGCATTGGGAATTCTACATTCTTGCAGTTATTGATCCGCAACTGTTTCAACGAAGGGGGCAAAGCATCCCCTGGAAATGACACCACTGATGAGCAATTTGAGATCTCTAAATAACTGAGAGAGGTTGGTTGGGTGTGGGTCATGGCCTCAAACACATCCTCCACAAGCTGCTTGCCTCCAATTCCTAGTAGTTGCAGTGAAAGTGGTAGGTCCCGCATTCTTGCTTTCTGTTTGCCTAATATAAATAATTCGCGTAAGATGGGAACTCTTGGAAGATAACAACCAAGCTCCTCGCATTCATTAATCCGGAGTTCTTTCAAAGACGGAAGGAAAGTGGGCAAATCTCCTCTTAACTTAGGACAGTACTCTATCCAAAGTTCTTCAAGTTTCGGAAATGgtgcatcatcatcatcatcacattCATATGACTCCCATTCCTCCCACCAACCCATATCATAAAATTTCAGATATTTAAGGGATCGGAAGGGTGTCTCCTGATGCTGATGAGTTGCATCACCCTTATAGAATGACCCACCAATCTTCTTCACCTTGTCGAACTCTTCAATGATCAGCCTCTCCAGAGAGGGTAACTGTCCAAGTGAAGGAACCACCCAACAATTCCTGCATCCACTCAAATACAAATCAGTCATGTTGTGGTACGAAGACTGCCCTACCCAATCCGGAAACATCGTACCTCTGTAACGCCTGATGTATAGCTCCTTCAAGTCTTTGTGAGGACATAATTTGTCAAGAATATCTTTTTCAGTTTGGGAATCACAAACctcactttcttcaaatgatgcCCAACTCAAATATAAATCATTCAGGTGTATTTTTTCATCCATTCTTGCACTCGATGCTTCACCACTGTTCTTAACATTCTCTAATTTCTGAATCCACAATGATCCATGAAGATTTGCTAGCTCTCCCAGTTCTCCAATCCCATTCTCTTGATGTTTGCCCGCAATATAGGAACTTAAAAATTGCAAATCTTTTAATTCGCTCATCTTTTTTGGCATCTCTTCCAAACCTGTTTCAAAAACATCAAGATGACGCAAATTCACAAGATTTTGCATGTTGCTAGGAAGCTTTTTAAGTTTTCTACAGTATCTCAACTTCAAGGTTTGTAAATTGTACAAGCAACTTAAAGACTCGGGCAAAGTCACGATGGATGTGAATGAAAGATCCAAAAAACGCAAATGGATCAATTTGCCAATTGAACTATGCATCAAGTTTTCATCatctgaaaaaaaattaaacgaCAAAACTCGTAAGCACTTCAATTGTTCTAGTAAGTCACAAGGAATGGTTACTCCATCTCCCTCTGGGACTAGAAAAACTTTTTCCAAATTGACTTGCAACAATGTCCTCACATGTTTTAACCTATTGCATGCTTCCATGATCTTCATAAGcgaatcatcatcattcttgcGGCAAGCACATGACAAGTGGCGAGTTTTCATATCATGCTTTGCTGCAGTCTTGTGTTCAAGCATACTAGAAAAGAACTTTCCACCATAAAATGTTGCTAAATCATGCATGAGGTCGTGCATCACAAATGTATTACCATCAGAGTTGGAACGTTGAAAAAATGATCTTGAAACCAAATCATCAAAATATTCATAACcaacattttttaaaatgtttccACCCTTTGGTTGTAGCAAAAGACCTTCTGCCATCCACAATAATGTCAATTCATCTCTATAAAATTCATAGTCCTTCGGATACAAACAACAATAAACAAAGCAGCGTTTTAAATACGAAGGAAGGTGGTAATAACTGATTCTCAATGCAGGAAGAATCCCACTATCCTCCTCAGAGAGTTCCCAGAATTCACTATTCAAAACATCAATCCAGTCTTTTTCATTATCTTTCCCTCTCAATAACCCTCCAAGGGCCTGAGCTGCCAAAGGTAACCCTTTacattttttaacaatttttctACCAATTTCTTCTAAAGTTGAACAATCTCGAGATTCAGCAGGATCCCATGCTCGATTTGCAAACACTGACCAGCATTGTTCTTCATCCAACAAACTCAAATTGTGAGCTTCATTACGTTTAGTTTTCACCACAGAAGCAACTGTATCAAGACGTGTTGTTACAAGAATCTTGCCTCCCTCACTTCCATATTCAAAAGGTGTTAGAAAACTTTCCCAACACTCACGATTACTGCTCCAGACATCATCCAGAATAACCAAGAAGTTCTTCCCCGCTAGCCCATTCTTCAAATGATTTTGAGCTGTATCTAAATCATTTGAGTAACAAGAACTGCAAGTTTTCTCTATCACCGCCTTTGTGACCTTCAGAACATCAAATTCCTCCTCACCAACACAAACCCATGCCTTCACATGAAACTTCTGGTGTACTTTGTCATTATTATAAACCAATTTAGCCAAAGTAGTTTTTCCTATCCCACCCATGCCCACGATGGGAATCACGGACAGTTCACCATTGTAAGCATCATCTAAAAGCAAATTCACTATGGCATCCCTTTCTTTGTCCCTTCCAAAAAATATATCAGATTTTTTAACCAGCGAGGTTGATGGAATCCTCCCAGACATATTCTTGGCTGCAATCTTTTCTAGTCGAAGGATATCTTTGTGTTTTGCAATATCTTCTAGTCTAGCAATGATTTCTTCAATCCTAGCAACCATCTCCCTATCTTGCAAATTGAGAAAGCGAGACAAGAAGTTACCTGGTGGATCCTTCTGAGTAGCAGCTTTGGTAGCAACTTCATCCAACAAGTCATCAGCATCATAGACAGCATCTTGGAGATCTTCGAGCCACCTCTTGACAGCAGGGTCAGTGATCTGTTTCTTCTCAGCATCATTCAGAACAGCTTCAACCACGTTCagaatggtcttcaacctttgaAGCAGCTTCTGGTCAACCTTCTTTCCTCTCATCATGTTGATGATCTCAGGATCAGACAGCCTGTCGAAAAGGACAttgagaaaagaagagagaaaagctCCTCCAACAAGTTCAGCAGCCATGTTCACAAGATCAAGAAAGTATGAAAGAGTAAGGGAAGTGGTTTGTGGTATGCACTCAAAACTCAGAATTGACGAAAACAGAAGGATAATAGTGAAGTGGTAGTTTGCAGTGTAGCATAGCCAAGTATATGGTGTGGTGCTGATATTTTCTTGAAATGCTTACTGTTATTGGTACTGGGGACAAGTTCACATTTGCATCTTTGTTTCTTCCTCCAAGACAGTGACATGTTTCAGTGCTTTCAAAAAGTTTATGGCCCACTACAGCACCTAATACCCAATATGGCCCACTACAGCACCTAAATATCTGCGTCAACTGATTTACAAGTGCACATAAATTAAATCCAACTTTTTTGTGATATTCTTctgatttatataaaaattcatgTGAAAAGTTCCATTTCTAATTTTTCATATCCTG includes:
- the LOC130961147 gene encoding putative disease resistance RPP13-like protein 1 isoform X1 codes for the protein MAAELVGGAFLSSFLNVLFDRLSDPEIINMMRGKKVDQKLLQRLKTILNVVEAVLNDAEKKQITDPAVKRWLEDLQDAVYDADDLLDEVATKAATQKDPPGNFLSRFLNLQDREMVARIEEIIARLEDIAKHKDILRLEKIAAKNMSGRIPSTSLVKKSDIFFGRDKERDAIVNLLLDDAYNGELSVIPIVGMGGIGKTTLAKLVYNNDKVHQKFHVKAWVCVGEEEFDVLKVTKAVIEKTCSSCYSNDLDTAQNHLKNGLAGKNFLVILDDVWSSNRECWESFLTPFEYGSEGGKILVTTRLDTVASVVKTKRNEAHNLSLLDEEQCWSVFANRAWDPAESRDCSTLEEIGRKIVKKCKGLPLAAQALGGLLRGKDNEKDWIDVLNSEFWELSEEDSGILPALRISYYHLPSYLKRCFVYCCLYPKDYEFYRDELTLLWMAEGLLLQPKGGNILKNVGYEYFDDLVSRSFFQRSNSDGNTFVMHDLMHDLATFYGGKFFSSMLEHKTAAKHDMKTRHLSCACRKNDDDSLMKIMEACNRLKHVRTLLQVNLEKVFLVPEGDGVTIPCDLLEQLKCLRVLSFNFFSDDENLMHSSIGKLIHLRFLDLSFTSIVTLPESLSCLYNLQTLKLRYCRKLKKLPSNMQNLVNLRHLDVFETGLEEMPKKMSELKDLQFLSSYIAGKHQENGIGELGELANLHGSLWIQKLENVKNSGEASSARMDEKIHLNDLYLSWASFEESEVCDSQTEKDILDKLCPHKDLKELYIRRYRGTMFPDWVGQSSYHNMTDLYLSGCRNCWVVPSLGQLPSLERLIIEEFDKVKKIGGSFYKGDATHQHQETPFRSLKYLKFYDMGWWEEWESYECDDDDDAPFPKLEELWIEYCPKLRGDLPTFLPSLKELRINECEELGCYLPRVPILRELFILGKQKARMRDLPLSLQLLGIGGKQLVEDVFEAMTHTQPTSLSYLEISNCSSVVSFPGDALPPSLKQLRINNCKNVEFPMQHQQHHSLHTLEIHNSCDSLTSFALPAFPNLNYLKISGCPKLENIIRVPASLTLLIIRECPLLGEGLERKDPHIWPSISHIPRIQLDGKWIRNDSTS
- the LOC130961147 gene encoding putative disease resistance RPP13-like protein 1 isoform X2 — protein: MAAELVGGAFLSSFLNVLFDRLSDPEIINMMRGKKVDQKLLQRLKTILNVVEAVLNDAEKKQITDPAVKRWLEDLQDAVYDADDLLDEVATKAATQKDPPGNFLSRFLNLQDREMVARIEEIIARLEDIAKHKDILRLEKIAAKNMSGRIPSTSLVKKSDIFFGRDKERDAIVNLLLDDAYNGELSVIPIVGMGGIGKTTLAKLVYNNDKVHQKFHVKAWVCVGEEEFDVLKVTKAVIEKTCSSCYSNDLDTAQNHLKNGLAGKNFLVILDDVWSSNRECWESFLTPFEYGSEGGKILVTTRLDTVASVVKTKRNEAHNLSLLDEEQCWSVFANRAWDPAESRDCSTLEEIGRKIVKKCKGLPLAAQALGGLLRGKDNEKDWIDVLNSEFWELSEEDSGILPALRISYYHLPSYLKRCFVYCCLYPKDYEFYRDELTLLWMAEGLLLQPKGGNILKNVGYEYFDDLVSRSFFQRSNSDGNTFVMHDLMHDLATFYGGKFFSSMLEHKTAAKHDMKTRHLSCACRKNDDDSLMKIMEACNRLKHVRTLLQVNLEKVFLVPEGDGVTIPCDLLEQLKCLRVLSFNFFSDDENLMHSSIGKLIHLRFLDLSFTSIVTLPESLSCLYNLQTLKLRYCRKLKKLPSNMQNLVNLRHLDVFETGLEEMPKKMSELKDLQFLSSYIAGKHQENGIGELGELANLHGSLWIQKLENVKNSGEASSARMDEKIHLNDLYLSWASFEESEVCDSQTEKDILDKLCPHKDLKELYIRRYRGIVGWFLHLDSYPLWRG